CCCGGCACCAAGCTAAATAAAGGGCGGTGTTTATGCCGTCATCCTGACGAAAGTCAGGATCTCGTTTTAGTCTTTAATCTTTATGCTTTTTAGCTTGGCACATAGCGCTTAGTGCTGCTCCTCGCCTCACCCCACACATACAAAAAAGGAAGTCCTATGTTAGTACGCTGTGCTTGGGTTAATGATGACCCTAGATATCAGGCTTATCACGATTTTGAGTGGGGCGTGCCGGAGTATGATAGTCGCGCCTTATTTGAAAAGCTGTGCTTAGACGGCCAGCAAGCGGGCTTAAGCTGGTTTACTATTTTGTGCAAAATACCTCACTATCGCGCTGCCTTTGCCAATTTTGATCCATGCTTAATCGCCGAATTCGACGAGCAAGATGTAGCGCGTTTAATGAACGACTCAGGCATAGTGCGCAACCGACTAAAAATCCGCTCTGTTATTACCAATGCCCGAGCTTACCGCTTGATGCAGCAACAAGGGATAAATTTCAGCGGTTGGTTATGGCAGTTTGTGAACGGGAGTCCCATTGTTAACCACTGGGCTAGCCCTGAACAGGTACCTACTTCCACGCCTGAGTCACAAGCAATGGCGAAAGCCTTAAAAAAGCAGGGTTTTTCTTTTGTGGGCGAGACAATATGTTATGCCTTTATGCAGGCCACCGGTATGGTTAACGACCACTTACTAAGGTGCCACTGTCACCCGAACAACGACAATCTCTGACCCAAAATCTCTAAGCAGACTTTGTAGATCACAGCCAGCAAGGCTATATTGGTTTACATTGCGCTTGTTACATATGGAACCTTACTATGAAAAAAATCTGTCTGGCTATTGCCACTACTATCGCTCTTTCTGCTTGTACGACTAACCCGTACACTGGAGAGTCTCAAGCATCTAACGCAGCCAAGGGCGGCGGTTTAGGTGCGCTGGCCGGTGCTGTTATTGGTGGCGTTTCTGCAAGCTCCAGTGACCGCAAAAAAGGCATCTTGATTGGTGCGGCCAGTGGTGCAGCCTTAGGCGGCGGTGTGGGTTACTACATGGACGTGCAAGAAGCGAAACTGCGTGACCAAATGCGTGGTACCGGCGTAAGCGTGACCCGTAATGGTGATAACATCATCTTAAATATGCCAAGCTCTATAACCTTTGCCGTAGATAGCGCTGACTTATCTCCTAGCTTCTATAACACGTTAAGTGGTGTGGCTTTAGTACTGAAAGAGTATGACAAGACTTACGTAAACGTAGTGGGTCATACCGACAACACTGGTTCTGCTAGCCATAACCAAGCTTTGTCTGAGCGCCGTGCCGCTGCTGTGGGCCAATACTTAATTGGTCAAGGTGCTGCTGCTAATCGCTTTAATATTCGTGGCGTTGGCTTTAACCAGCCTGTAGCTAGCAATAACTCTGAAAGCGGCCGTGCACAAAACCGCCGTGTAGAGATTACGCTGAGCCCAATGCAGTAAACTGTTAGTGGATTAGTTTAATAAAAATGCCCGCAGTTGCGGGCATTTTTTGCTTAAAAAACAGCTGTACGCTTTACGCGATCCGTAAAAACAAAGAGTGTTTATCTTTTAACGTCAGGCGTATAGCGTTCGGCTTCCAGCTGTGTTTAAGCCCCTTTTTGGATCAAAAAGCGATAAGGCAATTGAGTAATTTGGCTAGACAGTAAACTGTGATCCATAAACTGACAAAAACTTGGAATATCACGTGCCGTAGAAGGATCGTCAGCGATAATTAGTAAGGTTTCCCCCATTTTCATGGTGCGCACTTGTTTGCGTACCATCATCACCGGCTCGGGGCAACGCAGACCGATGGCATCGAGATGATGGTGAGCTTCAAGAACAGAAAGGGGCATGAGCAAAGTACCTCTGGTATCGTCTTCAGATTAAGCTAAAAGTAAGCACACTATTTTAAAGCTGTTGAAATATTGGTCAACAAAAAAGTCCGTGAAGGGTAAAGCACAAAGGATGAGCAATAAAAAAGACACCCAGCTATCTGGCTGACTGTCTTTTCACGCTTTACCCTTCACTCCTCACACAAATTATACTCTTTCAAACACGGTCGCTATGCCTTGGCCTAGGCCAATACACATGGTGGCTATACCTAAGTGAGCATCGTGGCTTTCCATAAGGTTAATCAAGGTCGTTGCAATGCGCGCCCCGGAGCAGCCTAAGGGATGGCCTAAGGCGATGGCGCCGCCATTAAGATTTACTTTTTCATCCATTTTATCTAATAAGTTTAACTCTTTAAGTACTGCAATCGACTGAGCAGCAAAGGCTTCGTTGAGCTCAAATAAGTCAATATCATTAAGCGTTAAGCCTGCACGAGCCAAGGCTTTGTGTACTGCCGGCACAGGACCATAGCCCATAATAGCCGGATCGCAGCCCGCGACTGCCATAGCCCGCACTCGTGCTCGGGGCGTAAGACCCAGCGCCTTTGCTTTGGCTGCAGACATTACCAGCATCGCCGCAGCGCCATCTGATAATGCTGAGGAGGTGCCCGCTGTAACTGTGCCATGAGCGGGATCAAACACCGGTTTTAACTTTGCGAGTGACTCCATATTAGTGTCGGGGCGGATCACTTCGTCGGTTTCAAACAGCACTAAGCTGCCATCTGCACTATGGCCTTGGGTAGGTAAAATTTCATTAGCAAAGCGTCCTGCTAACGTTGCTTGCTGTGCTAAATGGTGCGAGCGCACCGCAAAGGCGTCTTGTTGCTCACGGTCCACCTTATACATACGCCCCAGCATTTCAGCGGTGAGTCCCATCATGCCCGACGCTTTCGCCACGTTCAGTGCTAACTTGGGGTTAAAATCAACGCCGTGATCCATGGGCACATGGCCCATATGCTCCACGCCGCCAATCATAAATACGTCGCCATCGCCCACCATAATAGCGCGACTAGCATCGTGTAGCGCTTGCATTGAAGAGCCACATAAGCGATTAACGGTGACGCCTGTCACTTCTTTAGGTAAACCGGCTAACAAGGCTGAATTTCGCGCAATGTTATAGCCTTGCTCTAGCGTTTGCTGCACACAACCCCAGTAAATATCTTCAATATCAGCAGCGGCAAGCGCGGGGTTTCTGGCCAGCAATCCTTGCATCAGGTGCGCGGATAAATCTTCGGCTCGCACATGGCGAAAGGCGCCACCTTTAGAGCGCCCCATAGGGGTGCGAATACAGTCGACGATCACGACTTCATTTAATGCCTTGCTCATGCTGTTGTCTCCTGTGCCAAGGGGTAGAATTTTTCATTATTAGCGGCCATGTTACGTAAGCCGTCGCTGACCTGATAAAGCGGCCCCAGATAAGCAAACTGATCGGCTAAGGCGACATACTCATTTAAGCCCATATTATCGAGGTAGCGAAATACCCCGCCATGAAAGGGCGGAAAGCCAACGCCGTAGACGAGTGCCATATCGGCTTCGGCCGGTGAGCCAATAATGCCTTCATCTAAACACAGCACCACTTCGTTAATCATAGGGATCATCATGCGTGCGATAATATCTTCGCTGCTAAATTCTTGTGGCTCGCCTGCCACCGCAGCTAAAAGAGTGGCACTTTGAGGATCGAGCTCTTTTTGCAGTTTACCTTTGCGATCGGGCGCATAGGCGTAAAAGCCTTGGCCATTTTTTTGACCAAAGCGCTCTTGCTCGTACATGACATCAATGGCGTTTTTACCCGTTTGGCTCATGCGCTCGGGAAAGCCCTGTGCCATGACTTCTGCTGCATGATGTCCTGTATCTATCCCCACTACATCCAGTAAGTGAGCCGGCCCCATAGGCCAACCAAATTTCTTTTCCATTACTTTGTCGATAACCACAAAGTCGGCGCCATCATGCACGAGCTGGTTAAAGGCAAAGAAGTAGGGGAATAGCACACGGTTAACAAAAAAACCTGGGCAATCATTAACTACAATCGGTGACTTTCCCATGGCTGCCGCATAGGCCACTACTTTATTGATGGTGTCATCTGAGGTTTGCTCACCGCGTATCACCTCCACGAGTGGCATGCGATGCACCGGATTAAAAAAGTGCATGCCGCAAAAGCGGGCGGGATGCTTAAGATTCTTCGCTAGCGCAGAAATAGGAATAGTAGAAGTATTAGAAGCAATCACCGTTTCATCTGCTACGGCTGCCTCTACCTCGCCAAGTACTTGGCCTTTAATTTTAGGGTTTTCGACGACCGCTTCTATCACAATATCTACTGTTTGGAGGGCGTCGTAACTGAGCGTCGGTGTAATGTTAGCCAGGGTTTTAGCGAGCTGGTTGCCGTCTATTTTACCGCGATCAAGTTGTTTATTAAGCAGCTTTCCGGCTTCGTTCATCCCCAGCATAAGCGCATGATCATTAATATCTTTCATCACGGCCGGTATGCCCTTAGAGGCTGACTGATAGGCGATGCCTCCACCCATAATACCGGCGCCTAAAACCGCTGCTTTTTTAATGGCAGGCGCGGCTTTAGTCGCTTTCTTTGTTTTGCTCTTAATAAATTGATCATTAAGAAAAATACCTACTAAAGCGCGAGCCACCGAGCTTTGAGTGAGTTCAATAAAATGTTGGTGCTCAAGCTTTAGCGCTTCGTTACGCGCTAAATTTGCGGTTGCCTCAATGGTTTTTACCGCTAACAGCGGTGCCGGATAATGGGGCCCCGCTTTGGCGGCTACCATGCCTTTGGCCGTACTAAAGCTCATGGCTGCTTCGAGTTTATCCAGCGTCAAGGGCGCGGTTTTTTGAGCGCGTCTTGCCTGCCAATCTAATTTATCGAGCGCGGCATCTTTTAACAGTTGAATAGCGGAGGCTTCAAGATGGTCTGTTTCTACAATGGCATCCAATACACCTACTTTTAAGCAGGCCTCGGCTTTATGATCTTTGCCGGTAGTAATCCACTCCATGGCGTTATCAGCCCCAATTACTCGGGGTAAGCGTACCGTACCGCCAAAGCCGGGCATGATGCCAAGTTGAGTCTCAGGTAAGCCAATGCGTGCCGTGGCATCGCCAATGCGATAATCGGTAGCTAGCGTGCATTCACAGCCTCCGCCTAAGGCGTAGCCGCGGATCACAGATACCGTAGGAAAAGGCAGGTCTTCGAGTCGATTAAAGATACGGTTCGCTTGGCTTAGCCAGTCAGCGAGGGTGGCTTTAGGTAAGTCGAACATACTTAAAAATTCAGTAATGTCGGCACCCACGATAAAGGCGTCTTTATCACTGGTAAGCAAGAGCCCTGTGATGTCTGAACGCTGCTCTAAGGCACTAATCGCCTCACCCAGTGCAGCAACTGTGGCTTGGTCTAGTTTGTTAACGCTGCCTTGATTAGCAAAACAGAGCTTAGCAATCCCGCCTTCAAGCTGTGTAACTGAAATGGCTTCGCCTTGGTAGATCATTCCCATGTCTCCTTGGTTGCTAGGGATAAACACCCAAATGTTGCCCTTGTGGTATAGAAACAGAGGGCAGAGCTAAAATTACTATGAACAGAAAAACAACAGACTTCAACCGTAAATTTAAACAAACGTTTTAATTGTGGTGCGATGCTGTTTTGCGCAAAAATGCGCAGCATAAACGGCACAAAAGATGACAAGTCATGCATATTCGGCAACAATGTCGCGCTGTTTTTATGAGGCTAAACAAGAGTCTCAATCTCAATACTAGGTGTTTTTTCTGCTAGGGGAGTGAAGTTTAATGAATATGTCTCCCTACCTGATCCCCGCTGCTCCTTTAGTATGGGAGCAAGAGATTAAAAAAAGCCGGTTTATTGCCTATCTTGGCCATACTGCCACTCCTGAAGAGGGGAAAGCTTTCGTTGAAACTATTCGCGCTAGCGAACCTAGCGCTCGCCATCATTGCTGGGCATTTGTAGCGGGCCCACCCAGTGATTCACGGGTGTTAGGATTTAGTGATGATGGTGAGCCAAGCGGTACCGCTGGTAAGCCGATGTTAGCGCAACTGCAAGGCTCCAATATTGGGGAAATTACCGCGGTCGTAGTGCGCTATTTTGGAGGCATTAAATTAGGCACGGGCGGCTTAGTACGAGCCTATGGTGGCACCTTATCTTTAGCATTAAGTGAGCTAGTTACCGTAGAAAAGCGCATTATGACCGAGTTCATTATTCAAACCCAGTATACTGAATTGTCGGTGGTGGAATTTTTACTGACCGAGTTTGAAGGTCATTGGCAGCAAGTGGATTATGGTAGTGAAGTGCAAGGCGTCGTCTTAGTAGAAGCGCGCGCCGCGGTTGAGTTTAGTCGTCAACTACAAGATCGCAGTCAAGGTAAGGTGATTGCCAAGCCTGTGGTGCCAAGCCTTAGCTAATTAAGAACAATGGAAGTTTAATGCATATTCGCACCATCATTCGTATTGTTGGCATCTTAGTCGCACTTTTTAGTGTCACTATGCTGGCGCCTGCCTTAGTGGCTTATATCTACCGAGATGGTGCCGGCTTAGATTTTTTTAGTGCTTTTGTGATCTGCTTAATTTTAGGGCTAATACTGTGGTTTCCTAATCGTACCCATACCCAAGAGCTGAGATCTAAAGAAGGCTTCTTAATCGTAGTCTTGTTTTGGACCGTACTCGGCAGCGTGGCTGCCATCCCCTTTATCCTCAATAATGAGTTGGATATGTCGGTCGCCTCGGCATTTTTTGAGGCTTTCTCTGGCTTAACAACCACAGGCGCCACCGTTATCAGTGGCCTAGATGCCCTTCCCAAAGCAATTTTATTCTATCGGCAAATGCTGCAATGGTTAGGCGGCATGGGCATTATCGTACTTGCGGTGGCTATTTTACCTATCTTAGGAATTGGGGGGATGCAGTTATTTCGTGCCGAAATACCGGGGCCGGTAAAAGATAATAAGGTGGCGCCCCGTATTGCCGAAACTGCCAAAACGCTGTGGTATATCTATCTGGTACTCACCATTAGCTGTACCTTATTACTGTGGTTAGCAGGTATGGATATGTTTGATGCAATTTGTCATGCATTTTCTACCATCGCCATTGGTGGTTTTTCTACATACGATGCCAGCGTGGGTTATTTTGCCAGTCCCATGATTAACTTAATAATCGTAGTGTTCTTATTGATTGCTGGCGTAAACTTTAGCCTCCACTTCGCCGCCTTTGCTAATCGTGGACTGCGCTTATCTGTGTATCGCTTTGACCCGGAAGTGAAATTCTTCTTAGGGGTACAAATAGTACTGACCTTAATTTGTTTGGCGATATTATTAGGCCATCAGGTATATAGCGATCCTTGGCAAGCGCTAGATCAGGCTTTATTTCAGTCGGTATCCATTGCTACTACCGCCGGCTTTAGTACAACCAGCTTTGCGCAATGGCCATTATTTTTGCCAGTATTACTAATGATGGCTTCTTTTATCGGCGGCTGTGCGGGCAGTACTGGCGGTGGGATGAAAGTGGTGCGCATTATGCTGCTTAATTTGCAAGGCATGCGTGAATTAAAGCGCTTAATTCATCCCAGAGCCGTATATCGTATTAAGCTTGGCAATAAAGCATTAGCTGATAAAGTGGTAGAGGCCATATGGGGCTTTTTCGCTGCTTATGCCCTCGTGTTTGTGTTATGTATGCTGGCGCTATTAGCGACCGGCATGAATGAATTAACGGCCTTTACTGCGGTGGCTGCCACACTGAACAACTTAGGACCTGGCTTAGGAGAAGTTGCGGCTAATTTTGGCAACACTTCTGAAGCCGCCAAGTGGATCATGATTTTGGCCATGTTGTTTGGGCGACTTGAAATATTTACCTTGCTAGTACTGTTTACGCCAGCATTTTGGCGTAGCTAAGAGGAGTCTATGGAAAAACTGTTGGTACTTTATTCATCACGTAATGGCCAAACTAAAAAAATTATTGATGCCATGCAGGGTGAATTTAGCGATTATCAAGTCGAATTAGCAGACTTGCATGGCCCAGTGCGTAAAAATTTAAGTAAGTACGACAAAGTGCTCATTGGCGCCTCTGTTCGCTATGGCAACTTCCATCCTGACTTATTTCACTTTATTAACGTACACAGTGAGCAGCTAGCCGCAGCAGATGCCAGCTTTTTTTGTGTGTGCTTAGTCGCACGCAAACCAGAGAAAGCCGTGCCGAGCAATAATGCCTATATAAAGAAGTTTCTTGCTAAGTCTCGCTGGCGCCCCAGAGCTATCGGAGTATTCGCCGGTGCCCTTAAATACAGCGAATACAATTGGTGGCAAACCCGTATTATCCAATTCATTATGAAGATGACCGGTGGTAGTACCGATACCAGCCAAGATTTAGAGTTTACTGACTGGGAGAAAGTACAAGAATTTGCTCAGCGCATCGCTAATGACCAATATTAGCGTTTCTCACTCGAGGCGAGCTAAGGCTCCTAATTAGGCTGAAAATTTAGCGATAGCACGTTTTTTGTACAAATCAAGCGTATTTATCAAGCAAAGTGGATTTATTTGGTGAAAACAGCAAAAAGCGCTTGCGCTAAATCTGTCGCTCCCTATAATGCGCATCCACTGACACGGGGCAAGCGCTCAGGGTCACAAGCGGTTTTGAAGACGAGTTAAATTAAGTTTTTAAATCCCTTGACGAATACAACGGAATGCGTAGAATACGCATCCCTGACCTGAGATAGGGTCAGCGCTCTTTAACAATTTATCAAGCAAACTGTGTGGGCACTTAGCAGCACGTTGAGAACAAAAATATACTGTTTTTCAATGTCTTATAAGTGTACCTAGTAATAGATATATCAGTAATTCATTGAGCTAGAACTTTTAATTGAAGAGTTTGATCATGGCTCAGATTGAACGCTGGCGGCAGGCCTAACACATGCAAGTCGAGCGGTAACAGAGAGGTGCTTGCACCTTTGCTGACGAGCGGCGGACGGGTGAGTAATGCTTGGGGATCTGCCCAGTCGTGGGGGATAACCATTGGAAACGATGGCTAATACCGCATACGCCCTACGGGGGAAAGGAGGGGACCTTCGGGCCTTTCGCGATTGGATGAACCCAAGTGAGATTAGCTTGTTGGTGAGGTAATGGCTCACCAAGGCCACGATCTCTAACTGGTCTGAGAGGATGACCAGTCACACTGGGACTGAGACACGGCCCAGACTCCTACGGGAGGCAGCAGTGGGGAATATTGCACAATGGGGGAAACCCTGATGCAGCCATGCCGCGTGTGTGAAGAAGGCCTTCGGGTTGTAAAGCACTTTCAGTGGTGAGGAAAGGTGTGAGCTTAATACGTTCACACTGTGACGTTAACCACAGAAGAAGCACCGGCTAACTCCGTGCCAGCAGCCGCGGTAATACGGAGGGTGCAAGCGTTAATCGGAATAACTGGGCGTAAAGCGCACGCAGGCGGTGTGTTAAGCCAGATGTGAAAGCCCGGGGCTCAACCTCGGAACTGCATTTGGAACTGGCACACTAGAGTCTTGTAGAGGGGGGTAGAATTTCCAGTGTAGCGGTGAAATGCGTAGAGATTGGAAGGAATACCAGTGGCGAAGGCGGCCCCCTGGACAAAGACTGACGCTCAGGTGCGAAAGCGTGGGGAGCAAACAGGATTAGATACCCTGGTAGTCCACGCTGTAAACGATGTCAACTTGAAGTCTGTGTCCTTGTGACGTGGGTTTCGGAGCTAACGCATTAAGTTGACCGCCTGGGGAGTACGGCCGCAAGGTTAAAACTCAAATGAATTGACGGGGGCCCGCACAAGCGGTGGAGCATGTGGTTTAATTCGATGCAACGCGAAGAACCTTACCTACCCTTGACATACAGCGAATTCGCTAGAGATAGCTTAGTGCCTTCGGGAACGCTGATACAGGTGCTGCATGGCTGTCGTCAGCTCGTGTCGTGAGATGTTGGGTTAAGTCCCGCAACGAGCGCAACCCTTATCCTTTGTTGCCAGCGAGTCATGTCGGGAACTCAAGGGAGACTGCCGGTGATAAACCGGAGGAAGGTGGGGACGACGTCAAGTCATCATGGCCCTTACGGGTAGGGCTACACACGTGCTACAATGGCGCGTACAGAGGGAAGCCAACCAGCGATGGTGAGCGGATCCCAGAAAGCGCGTCGTAGTCCGGATTGGAGTCTGCAACTCGACTCCATGAAGTAGGAATCGCTAGTAATCGTGGATCAGAATGCCACGGTGAATACGTTCCCGGGCCTTGTACACACCGCCCGTCACACCATGGGAGTGGGTTGCTCCAGAAGTAGATAGCTTAACCACTCTTTTATTAGAGAGGAGGGCGTTTACCACGGAGTGATTCATGACTGGGGTGAAGTCGTAACAAGGTAACCCTAGGGGAACCTGGGGTTGGATCACCTCCTTACCTTAACTTAACGGCTGTTGAGTGTTCACACAGTTTGCTTGATATAGAGTAGAGCGCTTTTGATGAAGGCGTGGTGGTTAGTTTGCCTATAGCTCATCACGAAAACAGGCCTTCATCAGACAATGTGCGATTTGGGAAAGGTGCAAACCTTGAAGCAAAAGAGCAGCCTTGTTCTTGTCGCTCGGGTTCGCGGAGCTCACCGCTCGCCTTACAAAACTCACTACGAAGCGAAGCTTCGTACCCGTGAGTTTGTAAAAGTAATGCCGCTTGCCTCGCAGGCTCGGCTACGCCTTTACAAAAAATCTTCGAAGCTTGCTTCGAAAAGATGATTTTTTGTCCCCATCGTCTAGAGGCCTAGGACACCGCCCTTTCACGGCGGTAACAGGGGTTCGAATCCCCTTGGGGACGCCATTAACGCCGCTCAAGCCCTAAGCATTACGCTTTAGAGATAATTATCTCAAAGTTTAATGCTTAGAGTTTAACTACTCTGCTCTTTAACAATCTGGAAAGCTGATAGAAATAATTTGTAGTTCTTGATACGCAAGTGTCTTAGAAATTCTTGGCGAAATAAGTTGTAAGCATCAGTCACTGATGCGTTATGACCCCGCTTAAAGATTCCTCATTATTTTATGTCCATCTATTAAATGTTTTTCGAAGCGTTTGTTAGGTGAGGTGCAGCGACGCGAGTGCAAAGTGCGGTTTGAGTGAGTCTCCTGAGCATAGTTAATCTATGTGATGGAGCGAGCGAAAGCCGCAACGCAGAAATCGCTAAGCAGCACCCACATAAAAGAGGCTTCTTGGGGTTGTATGGTTAAGTGACTAAGCGTACACGGTGGATGCCTTGGCAGTCAGAGGCGATGAAGGACGTGCTAACCTGCGTTAAGTACGGATGAGCTGGTAAGAAGCGCTTGAGTCCGTAATATCCGAATGGGGAAACCCACTGCACTCAGTGCAGTATCGTAACGTGAATACATAGCGTTGCGAGGCGAACCGGGAGAACTGAAACATCTAAGTACCCCGAGGAACAGAAATCAACCGAGATCCCCCTAGTAGCGGCGAGCGAACGGGGGCCAGCCCTTAAGCTGTGTGTGGTGTAGTGGAATGGTCCTGGAAAGACCAGCCGTAGTGGGTGATAGCCCCGTACACCAAATGCCACTTACAGTGAAATCGAGTAGGACGGGACACGTGATATCCTGTTTGAATATGGGGGGACCATCCTCCAAGGCTAAATACTCCTGACTGACCGATAGTGAACCAGTACCGTGAGGGAAAGGCGAAAAGAACCCCTGTGAGGGGAGTGAAATAGAACCTGAAACCGTGTACGTACAAGCAGTGGAAGCCCACTTGTTGGGTGACTGCGTACCTTTTGTATAATGGGTCAGCGACTTACTTTTAGTAGCAAGGTTAACCGTATAGGGGAGCCGTAGGGAAACCGAGTCTTAACTGGGCGACGAGTTGCTAGGAGTAGACCCGAAACCCGGTGATCTAGCCATGAGCAGGTTGAAGGTTGAGTAACATCAACTGGAGGACCGAACCCACTAATGTTGCAAAATTAGGGGATGACTTGTGGTTGGGGGTGAAAGGCCAATCAAACCGGGAGATAGCTGGTTCTCCCCGAAATCTATTTAGGTAGAGCCTCGGACGAATACTTGCGGGGGTAGAGCACTGTTTAGGCTAGGGGGTCATCCCGACTTACCAACCCTATGCAAACTCCGAATACCGCAAAGTACTATCCGGGAGACACACGGTGGGTGCTAACGTCCATCGTGAAGAGGGAAACAACCCAGACCGCCGGCTAAGGTCCCAAAGTCATAGTTAAGTGGGAAACGAAGTGGGAAGGCTCAGACAGCCAGGATGTTGGCTTAGAAGCAGCCATCATTTAAAGAAAGCGTAATAGCTCACTGGTCGAGTCGGCCTGCGCGGAAGATGTAACGGGGCTAAACTATGCACCGAAGCCGCGGATGCACTCTTTTAGAGTGCGTGGTAGGGGAGCGTTCTGTAAGTCTGCGAAGGTGTGTTGTGAAGCATGCTGGAGATATCAGAAGTGCGAATGCTGACATGAGTAACGATAATGGGGGTGAAAAACCTCCACGCCAAAAGACCAAGGGTTCCTGTCCAACGTTAATCGGGGCAGGGTGAGTCGACCCCTAAGGCGAGGCCGAAAGGCGTAGTCGATGGGAAACGGGTTAATATTCCCGTACTGACGTGCATTGCGATGGGGGACGGAGAAGGCTAAATGGGCCAGGCGTTGGTTGTCCTGGTGAAAGGGTGTAGGCAGGGTGTTTAGGTAAATCCGGACGCTCAATGCTGAGACCTGAGACGAAATCGCTACGGCGGTGAAGTCATTGATGCCCCGCTTCCAGGAAAAGCCTCTAAGCTTCAGATGCACGTGAATCGTACCCCAAACCGACACAGGTGGTCGGGTAGAGAATACTAAGGCGCTTGAGAGAACTCGGGTGAAGGAACTAGGCAAAATAGTACCGTAACTTCGGGAGAAGGTACGCTGAAACAGGTGAAATCCCTTGCGGATGGAGCGTGGGTCAGCCGCAGTGACCAGGTGGCTGGAACTGTTTATCAAAAACACAGCACTGTGCAAACTCGCAAGAGGACGTATACGGTGTGACACCTGCCCGGTGCTGGAAGGTTAAATGATGGGGTTAGCCTTCGGGTGACGCTCTTGATTGAAGCCCCAGTAAACGGCGGCCGTAACTATAACGGTCCTAAGGTAGCGAAATTCCTTGTCGGGTAAGTTCCGACCTGCACGAATGGTGTAATCATGGCCACGCTGTCTCCACCCGAGACTCAGTGAAATTGAATTTGCGGTGAAGATGCCGTATACCCGCGGCTAGACGGAAAGACCCCGTGAACCTTTACTATAGCTTGGCACTGAACATTGGCCCTACATGTGTAGGATAGGTGGGAGGCTGTGAAACCATGACGCCAGTCGTGGTGGAGCCATCCTTGAAATACCACCCTTGTATGTCTGATGTTCTAACGTTGGCCCCTTATCGGGGTTGCGGACAGTGCCTGGTGGGTAGTTTGACTGGGGCGGTCTCCTCCTAAAGAGTAACGGAGGAGCACGAAGGTTGGCTAAGTACGGTCGGACA
This genomic window from Oceanisphaera avium contains:
- a CDS encoding DNA-3-methyladenine glycosylase I; protein product: MLVRCAWVNDDPRYQAYHDFEWGVPEYDSRALFEKLCLDGQQAGLSWFTILCKIPHYRAAFANFDPCLIAEFDEQDVARLMNDSGIVRNRLKIRSVITNARAYRLMQQQGINFSGWLWQFVNGSPIVNHWASPEQVPTSTPESQAMAKALKKQGFSFVGETICYAFMQATGMVNDHLLRCHCHPNNDNL
- a CDS encoding OmpA family lipoprotein encodes the protein MKKICLAIATTIALSACTTNPYTGESQASNAAKGGGLGALAGAVIGGVSASSSDRKKGILIGAASGAALGGGVGYYMDVQEAKLRDQMRGTGVSVTRNGDNIILNMPSSITFAVDSADLSPSFYNTLSGVALVLKEYDKTYVNVVGHTDNTGSASHNQALSERRAAAVGQYLIGQGAAANRFNIRGVGFNQPVASNNSESGRAQNRRVEITLSPMQ
- the tusA gene encoding sulfurtransferase TusA, which gives rise to MPLSVLEAHHHLDAIGLRCPEPVMMVRKQVRTMKMGETLLIIADDPSTARDIPSFCQFMDHSLLSSQITQLPYRFLIQKGA
- the fadA gene encoding acetyl-CoA C-acyltransferase FadA, translating into MSKALNEVVIVDCIRTPMGRSKGGAFRHVRAEDLSAHLMQGLLARNPALAAADIEDIYWGCVQQTLEQGYNIARNSALLAGLPKEVTGVTVNRLCGSSMQALHDASRAIMVGDGDVFMIGGVEHMGHVPMDHGVDFNPKLALNVAKASGMMGLTAEMLGRMYKVDREQQDAFAVRSHHLAQQATLAGRFANEILPTQGHSADGSLVLFETDEVIRPDTNMESLAKLKPVFDPAHGTVTAGTSSALSDGAAAMLVMSAAKAKALGLTPRARVRAMAVAGCDPAIMGYGPVPAVHKALARAGLTLNDIDLFELNEAFAAQSIAVLKELNLLDKMDEKVNLNGGAIALGHPLGCSGARIATTLINLMESHDAHLGIATMCIGLGQGIATVFERV
- the fadB gene encoding fatty acid oxidation complex subunit alpha FadB, whose protein sequence is MIYQGEAISVTQLEGGIAKLCFANQGSVNKLDQATVAALGEAISALEQRSDITGLLLTSDKDAFIVGADITEFLSMFDLPKATLADWLSQANRIFNRLEDLPFPTVSVIRGYALGGGCECTLATDYRIGDATARIGLPETQLGIMPGFGGTVRLPRVIGADNAMEWITTGKDHKAEACLKVGVLDAIVETDHLEASAIQLLKDAALDKLDWQARRAQKTAPLTLDKLEAAMSFSTAKGMVAAKAGPHYPAPLLAVKTIEATANLARNEALKLEHQHFIELTQSSVARALVGIFLNDQFIKSKTKKATKAAPAIKKAAVLGAGIMGGGIAYQSASKGIPAVMKDINDHALMLGMNEAGKLLNKQLDRGKIDGNQLAKTLANITPTLSYDALQTVDIVIEAVVENPKIKGQVLGEVEAAVADETVIASNTSTIPISALAKNLKHPARFCGMHFFNPVHRMPLVEVIRGEQTSDDTINKVVAYAAAMGKSPIVVNDCPGFFVNRVLFPYFFAFNQLVHDGADFVVIDKVMEKKFGWPMGPAHLLDVVGIDTGHHAAEVMAQGFPERMSQTGKNAIDVMYEQERFGQKNGQGFYAYAPDRKGKLQKELDPQSATLLAAVAGEPQEFSSEDIIARMMIPMINEVVLCLDEGIIGSPAEADMALVYGVGFPPFHGGVFRYLDNMGLNEYVALADQFAYLGPLYQVSDGLRNMAANNEKFYPLAQETTA
- a CDS encoding YigZ family protein, producing the protein MNMSPYLIPAAPLVWEQEIKKSRFIAYLGHTATPEEGKAFVETIRASEPSARHHCWAFVAGPPSDSRVLGFSDDGEPSGTAGKPMLAQLQGSNIGEITAVVVRYFGGIKLGTGGLVRAYGGTLSLALSELVTVEKRIMTEFIIQTQYTELSVVEFLLTEFEGHWQQVDYGSEVQGVVLVEARAAVEFSRQLQDRSQGKVIAKPVVPSLS
- a CDS encoding TrkH family potassium uptake protein → MHIRTIIRIVGILVALFSVTMLAPALVAYIYRDGAGLDFFSAFVICLILGLILWFPNRTHTQELRSKEGFLIVVLFWTVLGSVAAIPFILNNELDMSVASAFFEAFSGLTTTGATVISGLDALPKAILFYRQMLQWLGGMGIIVLAVAILPILGIGGMQLFRAEIPGPVKDNKVAPRIAETAKTLWYIYLVLTISCTLLLWLAGMDMFDAICHAFSTIAIGGFSTYDASVGYFASPMINLIIVVFLLIAGVNFSLHFAAFANRGLRLSVYRFDPEVKFFLGVQIVLTLICLAILLGHQVYSDPWQALDQALFQSVSIATTAGFSTTSFAQWPLFLPVLLMMASFIGGCAGSTGGGMKVVRIMLLNLQGMRELKRLIHPRAVYRIKLGNKALADKVVEAIWGFFAAYALVFVLCMLALLATGMNELTAFTAVAATLNNLGPGLGEVAANFGNTSEAAKWIMILAMLFGRLEIFTLLVLFTPAFWRS